Part of the Nitrospirota bacterium genome, CTGGTCGGCGAGGCCATGAAAAAGAGCGAAGGCCAGGCGAATCCGAAGCGAGTCAATGAAATATTGCAGGAAATTCTCCTGAAGAAAAAATCCTGAGAAAGCAGGAGGGCATTCGGCATCATGACAGAGAACTCAAAGAAAGTACCGCATGTGACAGTAAAAAGGCTCAGCCGCTATCTCAGGATGCTGGAACGCTGCCAGGAGCAGGGCCTGGAGACCATCTCCAGCGAGGAGCTTGCCACCGAGCTTCATGTGAAGCCCTCCCCGCCAGAGCTTCCGCCCGGTGACGTCCATGACCTTCCCCTGGTGGGCGATGTAGGCCTTCCTGCCCTCCTTTCCGTCGAAGGGCAGGAGCTCATCCGGCCCGAAAACGCCGTTTTCGGGTACACCCGGGGCACGGGAGGCCAGGCGCCGCAAACGCGGGCCCACCACGGCCACCACCAGGAGGGCCGTGGAGACCATGATGACGTAAAGGACCATCTTTGCAAGCAGGGTCTGCCCCCAGTGCGTCCCGGCCAGGACGTCCCAGCCCCGTATCTTGCTTATGGTGAGGAGAATTCCCGTCAGGCCCACCAGCAGCATGGAGACCAGGCCGGTGAGCATCTCCCCCCGGGGGAGGCCCTTGCTGGCGTAGGCCGGCCTGAGGAGGATGTGCACGTAAAGGATGGCGCCGAACCAGACGAAGGAGCTCACTATGTGGACGTATCCCACGGCAAGCCTGAGGGGCCTTCTGATGGGCCCCAGCACCCTGTAGCCTCCCTCGGGGGGCCAGGTATATCCGCTGGCCGCATACTGAAGGCCTTCCCTGGTGAGCCGGCCGCCCAGGGCGGTTTCGTGGCAGGTGAGGCAGCCCTGGCCGGTCCTCTCGGAGTACTCCGGCCGCCCCGGGGACCGGGAGGGCAGAAGGAGCAGGAGGGCCCCCGCACAAAGAAAAAGGAAGAGAAGCCGCCTCATCGCCCCCCATTATAGCAGAGGTCATTTCCTCCCGAAGAGCCTCTGGAGGTCCTCGGCGGCGAGGCGCACCCTGGTGGGTCGGCCGTGGGGACAGTGCTCGGGGTTTTCCGCCCTCCCCAGGTCCCCGAGGAGGGCCGAGACTTCCTCGGCCGTGACCCGCGAGCGTTTCCCCCGCCAGGCGGCGTGGCAGGCCAGGCGGGCCGCCAGGGCCTCCCTGAGGCTCCGCCCGGGCCGCTCCCCCCGCCGGAGCTCCCCGAGCAGGTCCGAGAGCACCCCCCGCACATCGGCCTCCTCTAGCCCCTCGGGCAGGGTGCGCACGAGGACCGTGCTCCCCCCGAAGTCCTCCACCTCGATGCCCATGTCCCCGATCATCTCCCGGCCCGCGAGGACGGCCAGGTGCTCCGAGGCGGTGAGGGTCACCTGTTCGGGAAAGAGAAGCTCCCTGCGCTCAAGCCTCATCCCCCTCAGGAGACGCTCGAAGAGGACCCTCTCGTGGGCGGCATGGTAATCCAGGAGGAAAAGCCCTCCGCCCCCGTCGGGAAAGGCCAGGAAGGTCTCCCCCAGGTAGAGAAAAGGGGGGCTCTCCTGTCCCTCAAGCGGCAGGGGAAGGCTCCCCGTCCCGCCGGGGGCCGGGGCAAAGGCCGCCCGGGGCTCTGCCGCGACGCCAAGGCCTCCGGGGAAGAAGGCCGTCCCTTCCTCCGCCTCTGCGACGCCCTCCTCTCCCCCGCCCCGGAGGGCGTCGGCCACGGCGCGCCGGACGAACCTGTAGATGCCGTCCTGGTCGGAGAAGCGGACCTCCCGCTTGGCCGGGTGCACGTTGACGTCCACCACGCGGGGGTCCAGGGCCAGGTGGAGAAAGAAGATGGGGTGCATCTGCCGGGGCAGGAGCCCCTCGTAGGCGGCGTAGAGGGCGTGGGCCACCGAGGGGTTTCTGACGGGGCGGCGGTTGATGAAGAGGTGCTGGTGCGACCTGCCCTCCCGGAACTTCCCCGGAGGGGAGACAAACCCCGTGAGGGAGAGTCCCGCCCTCTCCCTCTGCACCATGAGAAGCTCGGAGACGAACTCCGTCCCGTAAACCTGGGAGAGCCTCTCCCTGAGGTCCGCGGCCCGGGCCAGCAGAAGCGTCTCCTTCCCCTCCGCGCGGAGGGTGAGGCCCACCTCCGGGTGGGAGAGGGCCAGGGCGGTGGCCGTCTCGATGACGTGCATGAGCTCCGTGGCGTCGCGCTTGAGGAACTTCTTGCGGGCGGGGGTGTTGAAAAACAGGTCCCGCACCTCCACGGAGGTCCCGTGGGCAGGGGCCTCCCGGACCTCCCGGACTTCGCCGCCCTCCGCCTCGATGCGCACGCCGGGGGAGGCCCCCCGGGGGGCGGTGGCCAGGGTGAGGCGGCTTACGGAGGCGATGGAGGGCAGGGCCTCCCCCCGGAAGCCCATGGTGGCTATGGAGAGGAGGTCCTCCTCGCTTTCTATCTTGCTTGTGGCGTGCCTCTTCAAGGCCAGAAGGGCGTCCTCCCTCTCCATGCCCTCCCCGTCGTCGGAGACCCGGATGAGGCGCTTCCCCGCCCCCTGCACGTCGACCTCCAGGAGGCGGGCGCGGGCGTCCAGGGCGTTTTCCAGGAGCTCCCTGAGCACCGAGGCCGGCCTTTCCACCACCTCCCCGGCGGCTATCTTGTTCTTGAGGGCGTCGCTGAGGACCGTGACACGGGGCATGTGCTAACTTTACCGCCTCCCGGGGGAAGGCGTCAAACCTCACCCCCGAGGAGCCTCCTGACCCGGGCCGCCTCCTCCCGGAGGCTCAGGCTTTCGCTTTGAAGGGTAAGCTCGGGGTGGAGAGGCTCTTCGTAGGGGGCGGTAAACCCCGGCACCGGCCAGCCCTCCTCCCCTTTCTTGTAGATGTCCGGAGGGGCGCCCCCCTCACCGGCCCGGGAGGCTTCCCGCGCCCGGGCCACCTTGAGGGGGCAGCGGAGGTAGACCTCGGCGAAGCGGGGGATGAGCGCGCGGGCCAGCTCGCGCCAGCGCCTGAGGTTTCCGGTGGCGTCGATGAGGACGTCGTGGCCCAGCCCGGCCAAGGTGGAGGCCGTAAAGACCAGGGCGCGGTAGAGGACGTCCCTCTCCTCCTCGGAGTAAGTGGGCTCCGGGGTGGCCACCTTCCTGAGGTCGTCCATGCGGAGGACGACCAGGCCGGGCAGCTCCTCTGCCAGGGCCCGGGCAAGGGCGCTCTTTCCGCTGCCGGGGATGCCGGTTATCCAGAGGGCCCTTCCTCCCATGGCCCCATTGTATCAGACGGGGAAGCCCGCCTTACCAGTCCTCCAGCGACACCCGGTTTCTCCCGGCCCGCTTGGAGCGGTAAAGCGCGGTGTCCGCCCGGCTTACCAGGCTGTCGGCGGTGTCCCTCTCCCTGTCCAGGGCGGCCACCCCCAGGCTCAGGCTCAGCCGGAGCACCTTCCCCTCCGCCGGGGAGAACTCCATGGAGGCTATCTCCTCTCGGACGCGCTCGGCGAAGTCCCGGGCGCCGGACAGCGAGGTCTGGGGCATGAGGAGGATGAACTCGTCCCCCCCGTAGCGGCCCACCACGTCGGCCCGCCGGACCTTGGTCCTCAGGGTCTCGGAGACCTGGCTCAGCGCCCGGTCGCCGGCGGCGTGCCCGAAGGTATCGTTTATCTCCTTGAACAGGTCGACGTCGCAGAGGATGACGGAGAGCTCCGTCTCGTAACGCTTGGCCTTGGCCATTTCGTGCCGGAGGAAGTCCATGAGGGCCCTCCGGTTGAACAGGCCGGTGATGGGGTCCACCTTGGAGAGGACCTCCAGCTCCCGGATGAGCCGTTTCCTCTCCTCCTCCGCCTGCTTCCTCTCGGTGATCTCCCGGGTGTGCAGCACCACGTGCGTGGCCACGCCCTTGTCGTCCAGCATGGGGAAGGCCGTGCTCTCCAGCCAGCCCTTCCGTCCCCCCGGAAGGACGGCGGGCCGCTCGCTCGTGCCGGACTTCCCCAGGCGGAAGGTGTCGGCCACCAGGCGCTCCTCGCAGACGGGGGACTCCCCGGCCATGCAGGCCCGCCCCATGACCTCAGGGAGGGGCTTCCTCAGGAAGCGCGCGTAGGCCTCGTTGGCCCGCACCACCACCATGCGCCTGTCCAGGATGCACAGGGGGTCGCGGATGCTGTCGAAGACGGCCGCCAGGAACCTCCGGGAGCTCTCCACCTGCCGCTGGGCCTCCCGGCTCCGGGTGACGTCCCTCAGGACTAGGACGGCCCCGGCCAGGCTGCCCGGGCCGCCCCGGAGGAGGGCCGCGGTGCTCTCGATGTGGGCGGTCACGCCGTTTCTGGCCATCCGGACGTCTCCCTCTCCCCTGCGGGTGCCTCCCTTCTGGAGGGCCTCCCTGAGCGGGCCGGAGGCGGGGTTTGTCCCCCCCGCCGAGGGGAAGACCTCCGCCACGTCCTTCATGCGGGCCTCCTTGAGGGGCATCCCCGTCAGGGCCTCGGCGGCGCGGTTCATGTAGGAGACCCTGCCCTGGCGGTCGGCCACCACCAC contains:
- the mutL gene encoding DNA mismatch repair endonuclease MutL → MPRVTVLSDALKNKIAAGEVVERPASVLRELLENALDARARLLEVDVQGAGKRLIRVSDDGEGMEREDALLALKRHATSKIESEEDLLSIATMGFRGEALPSIASVSRLTLATAPRGASPGVRIEAEGGEVREVREAPAHGTSVEVRDLFFNTPARKKFLKRDATELMHVIETATALALSHPEVGLTLRAEGKETLLLARAADLRERLSQVYGTEFVSELLMVQRERAGLSLTGFVSPPGKFREGRSHQHLFINRRPVRNPSVAHALYAAYEGLLPRQMHPIFFLHLALDPRVVDVNVHPAKREVRFSDQDGIYRFVRRAVADALRGGGEEGVAEAEEGTAFFPGGLGVAAEPRAAFAPAPGGTGSLPLPLEGQESPPFLYLGETFLAFPDGGGGLFLLDYHAAHERVLFERLLRGMRLERRELLFPEQVTLTASEHLAVLAGREMIGDMGIEVEDFGGSTVLVRTLPEGLEEADVRGVLSDLLGELRRGERPGRSLREALAARLACHAAWRGKRSRVTAEEVSALLGDLGRAENPEHCPHGRPTRVRLAAEDLQRLFGRK
- a CDS encoding diguanylate cyclase, with the protein product MQKKRVLVVEDDTIVARDIGLSLKTLGYEVAAVAYAAEEAVREAARLKPDVVLMDITLRGGGDGIEAARRITAEQDIPVVYLTSLTDPQTLRRARETAPLGYLMKPCTDREIEAALEMALYKHSMESALREREEWLTVTLGSIADAVVVADRQGRVSYMNRAAEALTGMPLKEARMKDVAEVFPSAGGTNPASGPLREALQKGGTRRGEGDVRMARNGVTAHIESTAALLRGGPGSLAGAVLVLRDVTRSREAQRQVESSRRFLAAVFDSIRDPLCILDRRMVVVRANEAYARFLRKPLPEVMGRACMAGESPVCEERLVADTFRLGKSGTSERPAVLPGGRKGWLESTAFPMLDDKGVATHVVLHTREITERKQAEEERKRLIRELEVLSKVDPITGLFNRRALMDFLRHEMAKAKRYETELSVILCDVDLFKEINDTFGHAAGDRALSQVSETLRTKVRRADVVGRYGGDEFILLMPQTSLSGARDFAERVREEIASMEFSPAEGKVLRLSLSLGVAALDRERDTADSLVSRADTALYRSKRAGRNRVSLEDW
- a CDS encoding cytochrome B5 → MRRLLFLFLCAGALLLLLPSRSPGRPEYSERTGQGCLTCHETALGGRLTREGLQYAASGYTWPPEGGYRVLGPIRRPLRLAVGYVHIVSSFVWFGAILYVHILLRPAYASKGLPRGEMLTGLVSMLLVGLTGILLTISKIRGWDVLAGTHWGQTLLAKMVLYVIMVSTALLVVAVVGPRLRRLASRAPGVPENGVFGPDELLPFDGKEGRKAYIAHQGKVMDVTGRKLWRGGLHMKLGGKLLAGDGLQALLLAAFQHPEIAAEPFYCHMRYFL
- a CDS encoding adenylyl-sulfate kinase; its protein translation is MGGRALWITGIPGSGKSALARALAEELPGLVVLRMDDLRKVATPEPTYSEEERDVLYRALVFTASTLAGLGHDVLIDATGNLRRWRELARALIPRFAEVYLRCPLKVARAREASRAGEGGAPPDIYKKGEEGWPVPGFTAPYEEPLHPELTLQSESLSLREEAARVRRLLGGEV